One stretch of Urocitellus parryii isolate mUroPar1 chromosome 12, mUroPar1.hap1, whole genome shotgun sequence DNA includes these proteins:
- the LOC144249628 gene encoding N-acetyltransferase 8F1-like produces the protein MAPHHIRKYQETDRKRVLDLFSQGMFEHVPATFRLVLKMPQTFLVLLGVPIALLLVSGSWLLALGSNVTLLVFLWLLARQPWRQYIVKCLQTDLADITKSYLRDPGSCFWVAESGGQVAGIVGALPVEDAPPGRKQLQLFHLSVSLEHRGEGLGKALVMTVLQFARAQGYSEVVLDTSGIQQAALTLYLRMGFEKRGEYFFSKISRLLGISTIQLKYCLPFAQEGGP, from the coding sequence ATGGCACCTCATCACATCCGCAAATACCAGGAGACTGACCGCAAGAGGGTCCTGGACTTGTTCTCCCAAGGGATGTTCGAGCATGTCCCTGCCACATTCCGCCTTGTGCTGAAGATGCCACAAACATTCCTGGTCTTACTTGGGGTGCCCATCGCCCTACTCCTGGTCTCTGGCTCTTGGCTCCTGGCTCTTGGATCTAATGTCACCCTCCTTGTTTTCCTCTGGCTGCTGGCCAGACAGCCTTGGAGGCAGTACATAGTCAAGTGTTTGCAGACAGACCTTGCTGACATCACCAAATCCTACCTGAGGGACCCTGGTTCCTGCTTCTGGGTGGCTGAGTCTGGGGGCCAGGTGGCAGGCATAGTGGGTGCTCTGCCAGTGGAGGACGCCCCCCCAGGGAGGAAGCAACTGCAGCTGTTTCACCTCTCTGTGTCCTTGGAGCACCGAGGTGAAGGACTAGGGAAAGCCCTGGTCATGACTGTCCTCCAGTTTGCGAGGGCTCAGGGCTACAGTGAGGTTGTCCTTGATACTAGTGGAATACAGCAGGCTGCTCTGACCCTCTACCTGCGCATGGGCTTTGAGAAGAGAGGAGAGTACTTCTTTAGCAAGATCTCTAGACTACTGGGCATTTCTACAATTCAATTAAAATACTGCCTCCCATTTGCTCAGGAAGGAGGCCCATGA